The DNA segment TCAGGGAAGTTCTGAaaagttcaagaaaataattatttttaaatattagagaGGGTATGTTGTGGGAAACACACAGTTTAGTGGATAAATTGTGCAGATGAATTTGCTTTTCATAGTTTACAGTGAGAGCAGACCTTACAGCCTCTGGGTGTAAATACTCTTACATCATCACGTTTATTTAGTTACCAGAAGATACTATCTGTGCTTCAAAAAGCTGAACAAAATGGTCAACTAATCTGAGGCCTGATAGCCTCTGGGGGTACTCTTACATCATCACGTTTAGTTACCGGACAAAGTATTGCAAGAGGACATTATCTGTGTtgcaaaaagataaaactgaacaaaatgatCAGCTAATCTCAGATCATGTATGACTTCTTGAATAAAGCGGTCTAATTTAATACATTAACATGTTGATTTGAACAAATGTTGATCTATGATACATCACTTGTTGCACCTTCAACAGAAGGAGGGCAGCTGGTGCCACCTCAGTCTTTTCACATGAAACCAAAAAGGCTTCGGCATCACATTGCCCAGCTTACGTTGTCAGTTGATCACAAAGAGAGAGGTGTTGTTAGTCACCTGCCTTGTTGTTTCAGACAAATGTTAGCATCACATTACCCATCTCAAGTTCTTTGAGTGTTCATTAGCATTATTTAAACTAACATCATCTTGCACAGAAAGCTGTCGTGATGTCACTCGCTCTGTGAGGATACTTTAACTGCTCTTCAAGTCAAACATGTACCAACTAATAGTAGTGCtgcattgtttattgttttctttggtagGGGTGGGTGCGGTTACTTTAGCATTTACCATTATTTATTCTACTGGGAATGCAAATTTTTACTTAAGCTGTATAAAGTGTTAGTTTCCCTACAAGAATTAGCTTTTGAGTCAATATGAAGTCATCAGATAGGCAGAGAGTAATATTGTGCAATAATGGTGACTGTAATTGGAACTCCCTAGTCAGTCGAGTTATGCTTTTGGACATATCCAAAGTCTTTTCACAAATTTAGCATGGGAAGAGGAATAATTTGAAAGTCATCACACGTTTTTTGTGCATGGTTTAGGAGTTACCAGTATCTCTACTAAAGAGCGCAGTGAATATCACCTTGTAGCCATGGGAACTGCATTTTAACTTTATTGCTTGCAATTGTAGCTTATACAAGGCTGTCCTGAAATCTGTAATATTTTCAGAGGCAGTTCACAGGAATAAAAGTTTAACTTATTAAGCAGAAATCTCAGAttaatgggttttttaaaatacaaaaagatgaCAGTTAttgttaaaaagtaaatacCATGATTGAGGGTTAATACCTCTCAGGTTTATTTTTACTATAAACTCACTACGGACATGTTTTCATTGATCGTATAAGCTTCCAGTAAATGATTTATCATCTCATGTCAGCTGATATGAGTATTCCAAAATTTTGAATGCTTTCAACAGTGATGGGGTacaaaattgttccacttcttcCTGACTgtgatactcaaaaaaaaaaaaaaccccacaaagtTGTCGATGGTTGTGATGTGAAAAGTAGGGTTTTACAGAATCAAATTTCTTGGATCAAAAAGCTTTTGTGTGTAGAAGTTTTCCCGCATATTTTAGTGCCATGTGGCACTGCTTCTTAATGAATGGACTCATTTCTGAACCAGTCTGTCAGCAAATTTTACACTCTTTGTGGAAAAGATGATCAGCTGATAGCATCATACAAAATACTCCAATTTTCTCAGTTAAGTTGGCAGTTGTTTAGAAACaggttttgtttacatttatgaaACAGATCTTTATGGATTGtagtctgtttttaaaaaataggatGTTTAAGCTGAATACCATCTGTTTTCCCATTTTTTGGAGGTCATTGTTTCTTTGATATGTACCCAGCAAGGACATCTTGAGTATCTTGGATAAAGAGATCTGACTTTAATAGCCAGACATGTGATCAAGTTGGAAGATCTCGTAGCTGAGtattttcatactttaaaatgttgtcaGACTTACGTTATGTCTGTTTGAACTCCAGTTTTTGTCAGTAGCACACAGGAAGGAAATTGTACCAAAATCAAACTTTTAAGTTGAGAATACTTGTATTTTCAAATAGCATGTACCTTTAAAATTTACCCCCCACCACCAATccaaaaaaaaggttttaatctttctttgaagggtttgcaaaaaaaaaaaaaaaacacccttaTAGAAAAGTAGCATcaaattctttttgttaaatCTGTAAGAAATGGAGACATTTCTGACTGAAAAAGTATCTTGTTTCTGATTTGTTACCCTCTATACTTTTCATGTACCCATTGTCTGTGGGGACAAGTTTGATGTCTATTAACCATTGTTTTTCATGTGCGTAATTTCACAAATCTTACGCTGATTAAACTCATTTGTTTCAAAACCAGACCTATAGATGTCTAAAATCTTAGACACTCAAGCAATTCATCGttggtatttatatttttgtcttaattgTGCTCTAGGCCATTGGTACCATTCTGCTGCGAATACATCTTTAGAGTGTTATGTACATAGAACATCTGTTGTCAGCATGTAGAGCATTGTTGATAtaaggacaaaataaaactgaaggaGAACTTTTGAAGACTTGTTCTTTTCTCCATTCTTATTTTCCCTTTGAGAAAACTTTGATGAAGGGATAGAAGAGAGTTGGGAAACAAGTTACATGTTTTCATGTCTGTCAGCTGACAACACCTCACTAATGGCCAAGTCAGTGAATGTTACATTTTGCAAGAATACACTCGAAGATCAAGGAAAATGCCCACGCACGATCTCAAATCTGAACTCTTTCCCCTTTCTtctccccaccaaaaaaaacaaaactaaagccACAgaatttctttgcttgttttttttaaatatttctggcAAAGACTAAATACATTGTGGAAACAAAGTTTTATATCCTTTCAGATGTCAAGCACACACAACCTAACATACACAGCATGGCCTATCTTTAGAACATCAATTTTACCTATGGTAGCATTTGGTACTAAAATACACGCTGGGAAAAAGGTAACTGTATCTCATATCGTGCATAGAAAATAATCTGAatctacacaacacacacagttatGTACACCAGCAGTTTAGCAATACTAACCCATAAGAGTTTAGCAACAATGTCAAAGATTAAGTGTTCCTGTCAGTATGGCTGACACAAAGTGTAAGTCATGTCTTGCCCATCCTGCTGAAATTATAAATACTCTAGCTCAAAAACTGCAAGCCTAAGTCTTAAAGGCCCTTTATAAATGAGCAGGCAAATGTCATCCAACACCTGATCAAATCTGGCAAAGTTGTATGTGACGGTCACAGGAAACCAAGTGCTTTTGggagaaaagacaaaatgtcaaGCAGTCCAAACTTGTTAGCCAATACATTTCTAATACATTTGCCAGTACaatgggactttttttttcatttttaagcttctttaaaagttcttgtttcttctttcctcgTGCAGCTTTAATACGTTCAAGGCGGTCCAAACGTAGAGTGGATGTTCGAAGACGATTCTTCCCTTCCTTGTATAATTCTCGTAAAGAATCTTCCTGCGACTTTGGTGGCATGCGACCAATGCGCCGCAGATATCGAATAGCAAAGTTTGTTCCTGCAATGGTGACAGTGTAACGTAAAGGTGTTGCTATCTTGTACATTAAGTAAGCTATGGCTAAGTCTCCCAGGCCTCCAGTATGAAACTTTTTGATGAAGCCTTCACTGCACCCCATAGACTCCATGCATGGCACTACATCGAtgccactgaaaaaaaaaaagacccatttgttttcatttcaaacaCACTGATCACTGAGAAATACATTCTGCACATAAAAAAATCCAGGTATTTACATTCTTAATtgtcctgagaaaaaaaattttcttatgcattttttaataaatatcaaGTATTTCTTAAAACTTTTATCCCTAAAATGTTCTTTAGCGAATCAATATCATTGGTCACCTTGATGTGTTTGATATTAAGAAATATTCTCCAATGATACTTGGAAAGGCCGTTATAAAAGTAGCTCAGGTTTTGTAACTTATAGCTCCCCACCATTAGTTCCAGCCTTGTATACAAGAGACCTGCATGCATTCATAATAAAgggtttaatttaaaaattaaaatagtgcCTAACTCAATTCTGATatcataaaagtaataaatttcAGGATATGTAACTACAGAAATTTACTTCActtttgaatgcagcagttcCTTCCCTAGGTCAGTACATTTTTTGagtaaaaaatattcaaaataactgCAAGTCCAGCTGTTTGGTTATTAACATTTCAGTATGTCAGGACTGAGATAGGATGTTCACAGCTGATTTAGTACATACCATCTGACTGATAAGTAGAAGGAACCAAACCATATCGTGGATGTGATGAGATGAACACCAATCAGAACTTTCCCATGCTCCTTGTACGTCTTTTTAAATCGCTGAAAAATTGATAACTTTTGCTCAGTGTCTGCTGGGCCAGCAGCCTCTGTctgctgtttttcattttgttttgttgaactGCTTTCTGTGCTGTAGAATACTCTTTGAATATCAGATGTCCATGCAGGAACTAACTGAGAACAAAAGGCTGTATCACAATTGACGAAATGTAGATTCCTGTGTTTGGTAGTTAGGTGTTGCTGATAATGTGAGAGTGGTATCTGCCATTTGTGGTAGAAACTTTTATGTACACAACCtgtgaaaagcaaaattaaatgaCCATTCTGTAAAAATATACTCAATTACATCAACTTTTTACAATACACCATTTGAATGTACCAATTATTTGCAGCATAAACATACTATGCATTTTTCCCAACCTATCTTGTCTAGCCTCACTGTTCTTTTTTGGCATGGCCATTCCCCCAGCTTTAAACACCCATGTTTATGTTTCCTTTGTCTTGAAGAAATTGAtctcaaaacaaatatttgaaaaacagacttaaaatctgttttcctGGATGGGTTTTGACTAGTAGTAACAACTATAATTTGATCAAGAGATGACCGGCTCCTTCCAACAAGATTTTGTATAACAGGCACCAATGGGGTTTTCTTCTGTTGCAACTGGACATCACCAGGAGCAAGAACTATAAAGAATTCTAAAGAAGGCAGTTTTCAAGCGAAAACTGAGATGATCAAATACTAGATCCAACAGGTTTCACTTTGTCGATGCTCcattaagacaaaaacaaaagtgaatgTGAAAACTGAGCAAAATATCGTCGTTACCGACATCCTGTTGCAAATAGAAGTGTCCCCAAAGGTTAAGGTACACGATCAAATATTTGTTAGAGCAGCGAATTCTGATTATTAGAAACATCACATTGCATCGAAATACCTTTATAGAATTTCGTCACGTCGTCTGCTTTTCCACAAAGTCGAGACCAAGTAGACGTGCGAGCCAAACAAATACCAAAAATTCTACCAGTAAACATCCTTGCTGAACAAACTATAAAATTCAATATACAAGGAACagtaaaaaaactaattttgatCAAGAAActtgtgtttctttctgtcaAGATACATCAGCTACCACAGCACTGACGACCCAGCATGGTCATGTCGACTCAACATTTTACTTCCGGTGACCTCCGCGGTCCAGCTACTAAAAGTTTTGTGGCTTCgattagaataaataaaataataaaaaatctaaataaagtaaaattttcatatagtaaaaaaattatttcaagcaAACATAAATCAATTATATAAGTTTGCGACAACGTAACTTGTAACAGAGGAACTCGGCTGTCTCCTACTCTAACATTGACGAAGCGTACTAGCGTTAATAGACAGCAAGGTATTagctttgtttactttacagTGAGTATAGTTTGCTCTGAATTAATGCAGGGTACcatgaaatttttattatagTGGAAATCACTAAGCTGTTGCACTTTTTTGTCTAAGAATATGTTGAGTTTACTGATTTTTCATAAGTGCATTTTTCGAAAACAAAGCGTTTGTATCCTACATAATATAGTAgagtatatatactgtatatatgttTCCACATGTAAGTGTGTAtcttttatttgtgaaataacTGTGCCCAGAAAAAATTTCTAAACTAGTTGCCAGTTTTACATttgatcttttttaaaattaagttaaGCCCAGATGGTCAGATACGTCTATAAAAAGGGTGAAAGTTGTTTGTgaatttgcagaaaaaaatcttttcagacCATGCCCACAAATCCAGGGTTTGGTTCAAAGTATCTTTATTAGCCTTATTGCTTTTCGTCTTAtataaatcagaaataatatTATAGGTAGGAACATTGATATATTAATTAACGCATATAAGTTATTTTAGAGCAGATAAGACAAAGAGGAGGAAACTAGACgataaaattattcattattccGTACTAATAAATTTGTGTATTGCTTTATACGAGAAGAGATAATGGAAATAGGGTTATAACAAATTGTTTGAATATTACATATGACATTGCGGTAACAATGAGGATAATGTTTCTCTTTGCTATTTTATGTATTATGTTGTCATTTATAATAGTTCTTCTTAAATGGTTCTGGTTTTAAAAAttagtgttttctgttttgaaatattttgataggTCATCTGTCAGCATGGCCCAGGCAGAGgtgagatttttgtttattttcccatCTAAATTGTCTTTACAGAAGTTTAAAGGGAGaactttaaaattatatatgcattatttttgaaatatgcattattttgtttaatatttacattcattCAATAATTGACAAAAATCATTGTCTTTATTGCTTGTCAAGCATATTGTGCGAAAAATATTAATCTATAATATAAGGTTTGCAAAGCATATTTCAGGGCAGTCTGTGCACATCACAGTTTATAGCTTATAAAGAAATGTGTatagggtttttaaaaaataaatagtggTTGCAAATGATACCAAATATGTTATGAATTTTTATGGATAtaatgtgtgtactaaatattttcttatcatttctgtaaaaattgaaaatattagGATTGCTATTGATTTGTCCTTGGAAGgaacttgattttcttttcaaaaggaTTGTCCTTCACTTTGctatctatatattttttgtgttgtccatGCATTTCATTAGTAGTTTGTAAAGAGTAATAATTTCAGATTGGGCTAAAAAgtacacatttgaaaaaaatactttaaagattttttttatattgtgcaCAGATATGATTttatagattttattttacagcttgttcatgcatcagttttctttctgtgagGAATTATATTCTAGTTTTACTCATCCacaaagttatttatttttaattttatcaaaatatagATTAAATGTTACTGTACAACAGGATCTGACAAAGATTGTTGCAAATCATTACAACCAACTGGAAGAAAAGGGGCTAGAGAACCGCAAACAAAGCCGCATCTTTTACCTCCGGAACTTCAATAATTGGGTTAAGAGTGTCTTGATTGGTAAGAAATTGCAGCTTCTTTGTTGTAGATAGATGACTACATTGATGTTAACTTATCTTGTAGCTATTGCATTGTCAGTGTTTTAAAGGTTTTAGTTCCTTGcccttcatttgtgtgtgtgcatgtttgcacagatttttttctgatttctaGTGATGTTTCTTTGCagcttctgatttttttttttcttcttcttcttagcACACTTAAAGATTAAGCCAGTGCTCGATGTTATTGCTatagcagaaaatgttttatgaaaaaGTTGGCAGGACAGTCTCAGTTATGAGAATATTTTTAGGTCcaatttagttttctttgaGTGTTTATTGATTTAATTTGTGTGCAGGAGAGACACTCAAAAAACTGCGTCAGGAGGATAGAGACAAGGCAGTCACTGTACTGGATCTCTGCTGTGGTAAGGGAGGCGATCTGCTCAAATGGAAGAAGGGCAGAATAGATCATCTTGTGTGTGCTGGTGAGTACAGGGACAAACTCAGGAATTCATCACTACTACAGGCACCCAGACAGCAActgtttgtaattttcttttttagtggAAATAGTATATTTCAGCATTTGCTGTTATTGTTAGCTCAAACATGATCTTCCATAAGAGGCAACAACATCTATACCTCCTACGGAATCTCAGATCtttctgtcatcctcactcggttctgtcagtcctttttctttcatcttttggtTCCACAACCTCTCCTTAGGGAACTgaaacagtcttgtctcccttgttaatatctgttccaagatcaccggaTCAGGCAGAGGatttggcagccttttgtcatcagcaaatcctcaggaaggcatcccgtatcctctctatttctgaccatgtgttgacatgtgagttttcactctcgCAGTTTGGCTGTAGGTATGCGATGCCTGCATGCAGAACCAATagtcaccgcaactcattcattccaagGCCATTCACTTGAGAAACTCTACTGGCCATGATTTGTACAAGTCTGAGGTGGCCTGTATGAGGTCAGCTGtatctgttgttgttggaaATGTGTGGGAAAATGAGACACTGTTTCAACATGTATATCTACACTATCTCTTGTTATGTAATTGCTAGTACAAGCTCTATCTTGAATCACCCcagggataaataaagttgtattgtatcaAACTTATTACAGGTGCTGTATACATTCCTAAATGGGGGGTTTTCTTCCCCTTATCTGTCATGGAGCAATCTTATAATGGTATTTTGGGGATGGGGGACCCGAAAAGAAACTAGCACAGTGTTTAAATTATATCtatattacatttttctttgttgttatttcagATATTGCAGCTACTTCAGTAGAGCAGTGTGAGTCCAGATATAGAGAATCTCATCATCGTGGGGGTCGGGGGAGATTTCAAGAGAAAGAGTTCTCGCTGAATTCATTGTTGCAGACTGTACAAAGGTGGGGTAATATCTTGgccagctatatatatatatcagtgcaGCTTTATTCTAAAATTTTCATGCTGTGATGACTGTAGTTGCATACAATTAGGACActagtaaacaattttttaaacttgtaacTACAAGGTACAAAACTGAATTAAATGCTTCGTTGAATCTTTAGAGATCACACTATATATATCCCAGCAAATGTCTGATCAGTTCTCAATTGCTAATGACATTTCTTAGCATGTTTCGCAGTTCATAAAATGAAGACTATGGTGCTTTATGGTGGTCATTTACTGTACCTCTGCACTTGCAGAGAATGTTCTGTGCTATGAATATAGTAAATAATCTGTTCTTACTGGCTTGAGAGAAAATATTGAATGTATATTTCAGTTTAACCAGTTTGTGTGATCACCAAAGATTTTTTAggtgaaaatgtttaaatcgtTACTATCATCGAAAGTTTGAATCACCTTTTTCATCACACTTATGAAATCTCTTTTACAGGTACGGTTGAAAGACATGTACAAAGAGCCCAACATGAAGTTTCGATCTTGTCAgctgtcagttttcttttcattattgttttgaGAGTTTTCCCCAGGCCATGACTATGCTTCAAAATGCTTGTGAATGTCTACGTGTGGGTGGTTACTTTATAGGAACTACTCCCGACTCCTCTGAGATTGTGTATGTGACTTTTCAAACTTCATTGTGGTATTCAGTTTTTCATTACAGCATTAGGATAAGAGGAAGTTTAACTGAGTATTTTAGGAGTAACTAAACAGGAAACAACATCATAATGCTTATTTTGCACAGTTAGATCACTTAATAGAAAAGGGTTTAGAAATCAGGGGGTAGGGGGGTTACACCAATGTAGCAACTACGATTAAATCGCTGGCCTTATACaggtgccacatacagagaaggAATAGTGTACCTAAAATGAAGGGAAGTCGCAATGAACAGACAGTATATTATGCTGCAACATGATAGATGAACCTCAGAAGTGATTGAATACATACAAATTCTTGATGGGGTAAAGCAAGGCTGAACTGGGTTTTCAGTATATTGTCATGGCAATACCTCGTGATCTTCTTATGTGTTTTCCCAAATAAAATGGATAGAAACATGTACATTTAGATTGTTGAGAACATTCAGCAATATGCAGGGTATACTGTtgcaggttttttaaaatttgagtcATAATACATTTGCAGAATGTAACAATATTAGCTTTTGCTGGTTTCAGGCAAAGATTGAGAGAGTCCACAGACAACTCCTTTGGTAATGAGGTGTACAAGGTAACATTtgaaaatgaagacaagaagaacTTCCCTTTATTTGGTGCAAAATATAACTTTCACCTAGAAGGGGTTGTGGACTGTCCCGAGTTTCTTGTCTACTTTCCTTTGCTGGAGAAGTAAGAATTACACCCTAAACATTTATAGTGCTTAAATATGAAGATCCTTATAATTCAGTATGCATAAAGGAAACTAATTATAATTAAGCTctgaaaaaactaaaaacactgGTTCAAGATGCCATGTACATctattttgtttgcatgtgcacAATAGCTGATCTGCTAGTCAATCAGGTTCTAACTGTAAAAACGCTTtcaatataaattgtttaaGTCTTTAGCTCAGTTTGACTAGTTTTAAGTAGATTTACAGGTGTGCAGATGTGCATCTTGAATAATGGGTCTGCTTTGGGCtttgtataaaacatttttgttaatagGGCCTAAAAATACCTTTATAATTTGTGACCTAGCCTCTCCTTACCTATAAATTCTAATCAACTGATCAGGAAGGAAAttaatgggttttttaaaagaaacctgGGAAGAGTATTTGTGCCTGGTATTTAGATTTACTTTATTGTAGTCAGTTGATTATATGATTGTGCCTTTCATAAGAACCACACGTAAAATTCATCCATAACACAGGCAATGCAATCAACAAAAGTAGAATAAGTTCAGATGAAAGTCACTGATGACAAGAACAGCGTTATTTGTGcaagcacattttttaaaaactttttttatatgCAGAATGGCAGAAGAATTTGGAATGCAACTGGTACACAAGACCAAGTTTGATGATTTGTTCAAAGAAAATTCTGAGAGAGGTGAATACAGAATGCTGCTTAACAAGATGCAGGCCCTAGAGGTAAAGTTGacttgctttgtgtgtgtgtgtgcacatgcatttaCAAAAGCTTGACTATGAATAGCCATTGGCTTATCAGCTTTTTGAAGAGCTAAAGCTATACAAACTAGTAATGAGCCTGATATAAATCttgtatctttttcttctttctccatcaGCCTTTTCCTCCCAATGAAGGGCAAGATCTGGTTGGGTTGAAGGACATCGATTATGGACATGCTCAGCAAACTTTGCAGTTGCAATCTGGCAATAGTTCTCGGGACAGCAAAAGGGGGGCTAAAATTGTAAgtgtttttatgtattattagaagtaaaagaattgaaaagtatgctcatgttctgtttgattttatttgaatagGATGGGTTTACAGACGCTGTCTTCTTTGTCACTGTTCTGTATTTGGGGCCTCCACTGTTGGTGACAGGCATGTTCGTCAACTGTTGTGTTATGACAGCCCTTAGAGACAAGATGTTTGCTTCGTCAGCAGTCTGATTTggcttttcaatttatttttcaggggACGTTGTCAAAAGCTGAATGGGATGCAGCAAGTAAGCTGATATTTAcccctttttttcattatcaggCATAAATGGacacatatataaaatcttttacatTCACAGCATTAACAGGAAAAGACaacgccattttttttttggtctctaATATTTGCCTGTGAAATGAGTTTTGTCTTTAAAGTATATTATGAAATAAAGACCTGTTCACATCTTAATGCAACTTTTGTAGGCACACTTTCCAATATCTTGAACTACCCCAAAGTGTTTGCACAGCAGCAAGACCTATCCCAGACTAAGGATGATTTATAATGACCTTAAAATATAGCATTTTTATTCATGTATATGGTATTGTTGTCAATCCTTCTACAGTCAGTTattcttacatttgtttcagCGGTGTACCTGGTGTTTGCTTTCAAGAAGGTGAAGGACATTTGACATGGGCTTGTGGCATAGGTGTGGAAGGGCAGTGCTGATGCTGAAGAGCAGGCCAGGAAGGCCCGTGACAGCATAAGCCGGATGTGTAAATGGTACCACAGTAGCaaatctgatgatgatgaaggcagCTTGTTGTTGTCAAATGGAGACAATTCTGTTTTTATCTGGCCTCTAGGTGGTCAGCGTTTGTAACATCAATCGCAGGTTAGAAAATCTGCAATGTGTCTTCCAAGCTGTCAAAGTAGTTCTAGTAAAGTGGTGTCATTGTAGAGGTggaatttacagaaaaatctaCTAAGTCTTGTGCTGTTGGTTGGCATGATGGGGTATGAGATTTTGCTGAACTAGATGGGGagagatgtttgtttgttgacttcgtgaaaagaagaaatgtctGATGAACAAATGTAACTTGAGGATAGCTGTGTCCATGTCCTTCGTCATAAATAAGCTGCCAAACATggaattcataaaaaaatactcCAAATTTTAATGAGATTAGGCAGTACTTCCTCCACCCCTCTCAAAAAAAATAGACATCTATATTATATACTGTACAGCCCATAATCAGAGCTACAGTTTTGTGTGTTTCCCAGCAGTTTACTAAGTTTTCTTAGAAGATCTGTCTGGCAACTGGAGAGGTAGTTTTTGTTGCTGGTGAGGTGATGACACAGTTTAGAGGACCAACATGCTTGCTGAGCACACTGTTCACATCATAACcctgcacagaaaacaaacaccatGATCTTGCTACATTCCTACtgcactgaaaataaaaattctggaGATGTTGCTGAAAGATGGGGTGGTGCACTTTTATGTCCCAGTTTTCTTATGTATAAATGAATGGCTTTCAttatagtttagtttattccttgaggAGCATAAGGCCACAACACCTCGCCGGCAGACCCAGTTtggggcccatgtggttccgatgtcctttacCTCATTCTCTGctattcttttccaagtttgcttttattataagaaaatataagGAACACATTTTGTAATGCAGTAATCCCTCACTATGTCGCAGTTCACTTGTTGCGGCTTTACtgtatcacttttttttttaaatatataattctgTATTATGGGATTTTGcagtatatacatatttatatcaCATTTTAATACTATGCACAGGTAATTCACCAGCTGATGAATACTGTGTTGTACGCGATGGAAACAtataaagtgtttataaaaGAGTGGGAAAGGTTTATATAAAgccttaaaatataaataatacatataatGCCGCTATTTTCGTGAATTTTCACCTAACCTATCGGGGGGTCTCTGGAATGTAACCCCCACGATAGGTGAGGGATTACTGTACCAGCAAATAACTAATGTTCCACATAAGAAATGTTACTTATCAAGAGGATGCTAGCATTTCTCTAGGCTTCAAGAAAACATGTAGTTCATTGTTCTAGATCATTtccaatttaaaacaaaactaccTACCTCTTCATCGTGTTCTTCTGGCAAGATCTGTTGAATTGTTGACTGGAGAAgctgatcattaaaaaaaaaattaacaagagtgtgtgtgttgtaaacatGCCTCATAAGCTTGAGACCTAAGTAATA comes from the Pomacea canaliculata isolate SZHN2017 linkage group LG12, ASM307304v1, whole genome shotgun sequence genome and includes:
- the LOC112576478 gene encoding LOW QUALITY PROTEIN: mRNA cap guanine-N7 methyltransferase-like (The sequence of the model RefSeq protein was modified relative to this genomic sequence to represent the inferred CDS: inserted 1 base in 1 codon; deleted 1 base in 1 codon); translated protein: MAQAEDLTKIVANHYNQLEEKGLENRKQSRIFYLRNFNNWVKSVLIGETLKKLRQEDRDKAVTVLDLCCGKGGDLLKWKKGRIDHLVCADIAATSVEQCESRYRESHHRGGRGRFQEKEFXAEFIVADCTKVRLKDMYKEPNMKFDLVSCQFSFHYCFESFPQAMTMLQNACECLRVGGYFIGTTPDSSEIVQRLRESTDNSFGNEVYKVTFENEDKKNFPLFGAKYNFHLEGVVDCPEFLVYFPLLEKMAEEFGMQLVHKTKFDDLFKENSERGEYRMLLNKMQALEPFPPNEGQDLVGLKDIDYGHAQQTLQLQSGNSSRDSKRGAKIGTLSKAEWDAATVYLVFAFKKVKDI
- the LOC112576479 gene encoding uncharacterized protein C18orf19 homolog A-like, which gives rise to MFTGRIFGICLARTSTWSRLCGKADDVTKFYKGCVHKSFYHKWQIPLSHYQQHLTTKHRNLHFVNCDTAFCSQLVPAWTSDIQRVFYSTESSSTKQNEKQQTEAAGPADTEQKLSIFQRFKKTYKEHGKVLIGVHLITSTIWFGSFYLSVRCGIDVVPCMESMGCSEGFIKKFHTGGLGDLAIAYLMYKIATPLRYTVTIAGTNFAIRYLRRIGRMPPKSQEDSLRELYKEGKNRLRTSTLRLDRLERIKAARGKKKQELLKKLKNEKKSPIVLANVLEMYWLTSLDCLTFCLFSQKHLVSCDRHIQLCQI